The following proteins are encoded in a genomic region of Flammeovirga pectinis:
- a CDS encoding winged helix-turn-helix transcriptional regulator, giving the protein MINKKYECSLRLTMDLIGNKWKPLVLFHLLEGGQRSGELQKTIPEVSNKMFTQTVRELEEDNLVKRTVYAEVPPKVVYELTDLGRSLEGILISMDLWGKEVIEKQK; this is encoded by the coding sequence ATGATTAATAAAAAATATGAATGCTCTCTACGTTTAACAATGGATTTGATAGGAAATAAATGGAAACCATTGGTTTTATTTCATCTTTTAGAAGGAGGCCAACGTTCTGGTGAGCTTCAGAAAACAATTCCAGAAGTATCCAATAAAATGTTTACCCAAACAGTAAGAGAGTTAGAAGAAGATAACTTAGTAAAAAGAACAGTGTACGCAGAAGTTCCTCCAAAAGTAGTTTATGAGTTAACAGACCTGGGTAGATCATTAGAAGGGATACTTATATCTATGGATTTATGGGGAAAGGAAGTGATAGAAAAACAAAAATAA
- a CDS encoding lactoylglutathione lyase family protein: MNKKESYPRSFSHIGITVPDIEKAVKFYSEIMGWYVIMPPSDVTEESDTAIGQMCIDVFGTGWGTFKIAHLSTSDGIGIELFSFPTTKAEKPEFDPFNTGLFHFCVQDPNIEELTEKIVAAGGKQRMPIREYYPDSKPYKMVYVEDPFGIVFEIYTHSYELTYSSGAYSE; this comes from the coding sequence ATGAATAAAAAAGAAAGTTATCCAAGATCATTTTCTCATATTGGTATTACTGTACCGGATATTGAGAAAGCTGTAAAATTCTATTCTGAAATTATGGGATGGTATGTTATTATGCCTCCTTCAGACGTTACAGAAGAAAGTGATACTGCTATTGGCCAAATGTGTATAGATGTATTTGGTACTGGATGGGGAACGTTTAAAATTGCTCATTTATCTACTTCAGATGGAATAGGTATTGAATTGTTTTCATTCCCTACTACAAAAGCTGAAAAACCTGAGTTTGATCCTTTCAATACAGGTTTATTTCACTTCTGTGTTCAAGATCCTAACATTGAGGAATTGACAGAGAAAATTGTTGCTGCAGGTGGTAAACAAAGAATGCCAATTCGTGAATATTACCCTGATTCAAAACCTTATAAAATGGTCTATGTTGAAGATCCATTTGGAATAGTTTTCGAAATCTACACGCATAGTTATGAGTTAACCTATTCTTCTGGAGCTTATTCAGAATAG
- a CDS encoding CatA-like O-acetyltransferase gives MKELTLDKWKRKEQFHYFNSFENPNFSVTANICIDGLIQFKKEHTASLHLLYHYFMLKAMNEVEEFKIRIIDEKIYAFDTVYGGTTILKEDETFSFVYLDWFQDFEVFSKVGKAAIQKIIDGEPFEYKENDYPIIHCTTVPWIQFTSVQNPNRGKKLDNGIPSVAFGKIFKQENKTMLPISVQAHHALLDGIHMGKFFTKMEEYCSATVLNLK, from the coding sequence ATGAAAGAATTGACCCTAGATAAATGGAAAAGAAAGGAACAATTTCACTATTTTAATTCATTCGAAAACCCTAATTTTTCTGTGACCGCAAATATTTGTATTGATGGATTAATACAATTTAAAAAGGAACACACAGCCTCATTACATTTATTGTATCATTATTTTATGCTGAAAGCAATGAATGAAGTGGAAGAATTTAAGATTAGAATTATTGATGAGAAAATATATGCCTTTGATACGGTATATGGAGGAACTACTATTTTAAAAGAAGACGAAACGTTCTCTTTCGTATATCTTGATTGGTTTCAAGACTTTGAAGTATTTTCTAAAGTAGGTAAAGCTGCTATTCAAAAAATTATTGATGGGGAACCATTTGAGTACAAAGAAAATGATTATCCAATTATTCATTGTACTACAGTACCATGGATTCAATTTACAAGTGTACAAAACCCAAATAGAGGAAAAAAATTAGACAATGGAATTCCTAGTGTTGCATTCGGAAAAATATTTAAACAAGAAAATAAAACAATGCTTCCTATATCAGTACAAGCTCACCATGCTTTATTAGATGGTATTCATATGGGGAAGTTCTTTACTAAAATGGAAGAGTATTGTAGTGCTACGGTATTAAACCTGAAGTAA
- a CDS encoding DUF4625 domain-containing protein translates to MKLQNVALYILFLTGFISCIALEDDFSPSISSDSFLNDTYYYKDSFQLNITFTDNVLIEEAQVTIGKVDASLDSTDLEFTFDSVFTTQARLLILDSAILIPAYVSTGEYFLALRNTDTGGNIIADTTYFMVGTDTLSPSLSDLTVMSAIEGNQENTAYCRGEYLALSGLISDNIGINKVGVQIGTSSPRYFLADGENITLESIVENQIFISDSLANGVYDLTISMEDVFGNVKTEVQSINVNCDDVPAQFVSYAETNGIEIPSDRVVLMFPGENFSLSSLIFEDEGGLDSMRLEVSYISVPSAVGSAGTVVEAPVVNLALDGATTVDLATLTTFNFGFNQTGVDAGETIFVNVKVKDQEQTWDNASFFRFSLVAREDLAPSINITDLIFNESKEYIPENTVQELTLTEDLNISIEGKVDENVGLSSITYTFTDDYGYNAPMTSTFTDFTTYPVDLGVMFGNVSFPIRQSLDHEGVLIYTLEVVATDIKGQVDTVTYNFSVNYSQPGR, encoded by the coding sequence ATGAAACTTCAAAATGTTGCCTTATATATATTGTTTTTAACCGGATTTATCTCTTGTATAGCTTTAGAAGATGATTTTAGTCCGTCTATATCTTCAGATTCATTTCTGAATGATACCTATTATTATAAAGACTCTTTTCAGTTGAACATAACTTTTACTGATAATGTGTTAATTGAGGAAGCTCAAGTAACAATTGGTAAAGTAGATGCATCTTTAGACTCTACTGATTTAGAGTTTACATTTGATTCAGTTTTTACAACTCAAGCAAGGTTATTAATATTAGACTCAGCAATCCTGATTCCGGCTTATGTTTCTACTGGAGAGTACTTCTTAGCGTTAAGAAATACGGATACTGGAGGAAATATAATTGCAGATACAACTTATTTTATGGTTGGTACAGATACATTATCACCTTCTTTAAGTGATTTAACTGTGATGTCTGCCATAGAAGGAAATCAAGAAAATACAGCGTATTGTAGAGGAGAATACTTAGCACTGAGCGGTCTTATTTCTGATAATATTGGAATTAATAAAGTTGGTGTACAAATAGGAACATCTTCTCCAAGATATTTTCTAGCCGATGGTGAAAATATAACGTTAGAATCAATTGTAGAAAATCAGATCTTTATTTCTGATAGCTTAGCAAATGGTGTTTATGACCTTACAATATCTATGGAAGATGTGTTTGGTAATGTAAAAACAGAAGTACAGTCTATTAATGTTAATTGTGATGATGTTCCAGCTCAGTTTGTTTCTTATGCAGAAACGAATGGAATAGAGATTCCTTCTGATAGAGTTGTATTAATGTTTCCGGGTGAAAACTTTAGTCTTTCAAGTCTTATTTTTGAAGATGAAGGAGGGTTAGATTCTATGCGCCTAGAAGTATCATATATTAGCGTTCCAAGTGCTGTTGGTAGTGCTGGTACAGTTGTAGAAGCTCCTGTTGTTAATTTAGCTTTAGATGGAGCAACAACTGTAGACCTTGCAACTTTAACTACATTCAACTTTGGTTTTAATCAAACAGGAGTAGATGCAGGAGAAACTATTTTTGTAAATGTGAAAGTGAAAGATCAGGAACAAACATGGGATAACGCATCCTTCTTTAGGTTCTCTTTGGTTGCTAGAGAAGATTTAGCACCATCAATTAATATTACAGATTTAATATTTAATGAGTCGAAAGAGTATATTCCAGAAAATACCGTTCAGGAGTTAACGCTAACAGAAGATTTAAATATAAGTATTGAAGGTAAAGTAGACGAGAATGTTGGCTTATCATCTATAACATATACTTTTACAGATGATTATGGCTATAATGCTCCAATGACATCTACATTTACAGATTTTACAACCTACCCAGTAGATTTAGGCGTAATGTTCGGAAATGTGAGTTTCCCAATACGTCAATCATTAGATCATGAAGGCGTATTAATATATACCTTAGAAGTAGTAGCTACCGATATAAAGGGACAAGTAGACACAGTAACTTATAATTTTAGTGTAAACTACTCTCAACCGGGTAGATAA
- a CDS encoding riboflavin synthase, with the protein MFTGIIEAIGNIVDIQKDKENTIFTVESPLSKELKIDQSLAHNGVCLTVTHIEDNKHQVVAIHETLQKTNLGDWKVGDIVNLERSMPSHGRFDGHIVQGHVDQIGECISVVDEQGSWRFTFQYDPSTKNFTVEKGSICVNGASLTVVDDAKGQFSVAIIPYTFEHTNFHKIEKGTKINLEFDILGKYIQKLKTLDL; encoded by the coding sequence ATGTTCACCGGAATAATCGAAGCAATTGGTAACATTGTAGATATCCAAAAAGACAAAGAAAATACAATTTTCACTGTTGAATCTCCCCTATCAAAAGAATTAAAAATTGACCAAAGTCTTGCACATAATGGTGTATGTCTAACTGTTACACACATAGAAGACAACAAACATCAGGTTGTGGCAATTCATGAAACTTTACAAAAAACAAACCTTGGCGATTGGAAAGTTGGCGATATAGTGAACCTAGAAAGAAGCATGCCTTCGCATGGTAGATTTGATGGACATATTGTTCAAGGACATGTAGACCAAATTGGTGAATGTATTAGCGTTGTTGATGAACAAGGAAGCTGGAGATTTACTTTCCAATACGATCCATCAACAAAAAATTTCACTGTTGAAAAAGGTTCTATTTGTGTAAATGGAGCAAGTTTAACTGTGGTCGATGATGCCAAAGGTCAGTTTAGTGTAGCAATAATTCCTTACACATTTGAGCATACTAATTTTCATAAAATTGAAAAAGGCACTAAAATTAACTTAGAATTTGATATATTAGGTAAGTACATTCAAAAGTTAAAAACATTGGATCTATAA
- a CDS encoding glycosyltransferase family 2 protein, translating into MNSATIDISIIVLTFNHEKYIEKCISSILNQQHSLTIEIIIGDDGSSDKTIEILKTYALKENSIRVLFKGNDKEFFRNSKRTPGGNLLRCLKDTNGKFIALCDGDDYWTDTNKINKAINFINSDKNLVGYFHHVSSTVNTSPHQLGSKLYDLTTFLVDENRLQSSSALLFKNIFSKADYQDLEFLFRESYKVDDDLLLILLKKGTVYFDAKVMTYYRKHNSTLWSSNSLIDQVQSEIDHLKKCLIFFSENVLLLKVIKKKLEDTYLLGILITLKLRKYKMLPFFYKGAPINITSIKKIFKYFLKGLLFRH; encoded by the coding sequence ATGAATAGTGCTACTATTGATATCAGCATAATTGTCCTCACTTTTAATCATGAGAAGTACATTGAAAAATGTATTTCCTCTATTCTTAATCAGCAACACAGTCTGACAATAGAAATAATTATTGGTGATGATGGCTCTTCAGACAAAACAATTGAAATATTAAAGACCTATGCTTTAAAAGAAAATTCTATTAGAGTACTTTTTAAAGGTAATGACAAAGAGTTTTTTAGAAATTCAAAAAGAACACCCGGAGGAAATTTATTACGTTGTTTAAAAGATACAAATGGAAAATTTATAGCTTTATGTGATGGAGACGATTATTGGACTGATACTAACAAAATTAATAAAGCCATTAATTTTATAAATTCAGATAAAAATCTAGTTGGTTATTTTCATCATGTTTCTTCAACTGTAAATACATCTCCTCATCAATTAGGTTCTAAGTTATACGACTTGACTACTTTTCTTGTAGATGAAAATAGACTACAAAGTTCAAGTGCTCTCCTTTTTAAAAATATTTTTTCGAAAGCGGACTATCAAGATCTTGAGTTTCTATTTAGAGAAAGCTATAAAGTTGATGATGATTTACTATTAATTCTTCTTAAGAAAGGCACTGTTTATTTTGATGCCAAAGTAATGACATATTATAGAAAGCATAATTCAACTCTTTGGAGCTCCAATTCTCTAATTGATCAAGTACAAAGTGAAATAGATCATTTAAAGAAATGTTTAATCTTTTTTTCTGAAAATGTTCTTCTTCTAAAGGTTATCAAAAAGAAATTAGAAGATACTTATTTACTAGGTATCCTTATTACTTTAAAATTAAGGAAATATAAAATGCTCCCTTTTTTTTATAAAGGAGCACCTATAAACATTACTTCAATTAAAAAAATATTTAAATACTTTTTAAAAGGACTTTTATTTAGACATTAA
- the nhaD gene encoding sodium:proton antiporter NhaD codes for MIEVFIFGYLLIVLEHNIHINKAATALIMGAGLWALYAIGAPEILELGYSESWKDWLTVNPNSKESMVHFLVHHELTEHLSEIASIVFFLMGAMTIVEVIDEYQGFRIITNRIKVTNKAKLLVIISFMTFFLSAALDNLTTTIVIVAVLSKLIKDDETRWYFASMVVISANAGGAWSPIGDVTTIMLWIGGQITALRIIEEIFLPSLVAMILPLIVLALKLKGEIDIPKISEDENAAFIPLKDRVIVLVMGITALLMVPVIKSYTHLPPFIGMLLGLGAMWFITDFKLHSKTLQDKRNLNVGRILSKIDMPTVLFLMGILLAVGALSSAGHLNVMAGFMQEHFQDIYLQNTLIGVLSAIVDNVPIVAAFMGMYDIAPDGSTGELANFVVDGKFWEMLAYASGTGGSILIVGSAAGVAAMGMERISFLWYLKNIAWIAALGYVGGISLFYLEMLVM; via the coding sequence ATGATCGAAGTCTTTATCTTCGGTTATTTATTAATTGTTTTAGAACATAACATCCATATCAATAAAGCTGCAACAGCATTGATAATGGGTGCTGGTCTATGGGCTCTTTATGCGATTGGAGCACCAGAAATCTTAGAATTAGGTTATAGTGAATCTTGGAAAGACTGGTTAACGGTAAATCCAAATTCAAAAGAATCGATGGTTCACTTTCTAGTGCATCACGAATTAACCGAACACCTCTCCGAAATTGCTTCTATTGTATTTTTCTTAATGGGAGCTATGACTATTGTAGAAGTTATTGATGAATACCAAGGCTTCCGAATAATCACAAATAGAATAAAAGTTACGAATAAAGCGAAACTTTTGGTAATTATTTCTTTCATGACATTTTTCTTATCTGCGGCATTAGATAACCTTACAACCACAATTGTAATTGTTGCTGTACTAAGTAAATTAATTAAAGATGATGAAACTCGATGGTATTTTGCCAGTATGGTAGTTATCTCTGCAAATGCAGGTGGTGCATGGTCTCCAATTGGTGATGTTACTACGATTATGCTTTGGATTGGCGGTCAAATTACTGCACTTAGAATTATTGAAGAGATATTTTTACCTTCTTTAGTAGCAATGATTTTACCATTAATAGTATTAGCACTTAAACTAAAAGGAGAGATAGATATACCAAAGATATCAGAAGATGAAAATGCAGCATTTATTCCATTAAAAGACCGTGTAATTGTTTTAGTAATGGGTATTACAGCTTTATTAATGGTTCCTGTTATTAAATCATATACTCATTTACCTCCATTTATTGGAATGTTATTAGGTCTAGGTGCAATGTGGTTTATTACAGATTTTAAACTTCATTCTAAAACACTTCAGGATAAAAGAAACTTGAATGTAGGACGTATTTTATCTAAAATTGATATGCCTACTGTATTGTTCTTAATGGGTATTTTATTAGCGGTTGGAGCATTAAGTTCAGCAGGTCACCTTAATGTGATGGCTGGTTTTATGCAAGAGCATTTTCAAGATATTTATTTACAAAATACATTAATTGGTGTGCTATCTGCAATTGTTGATAACGTTCCGATTGTAGCTGCATTTATGGGTATGTATGATATTGCTCCTGATGGTTCTACTGGAGAATTAGCAAACTTTGTAGTAGATGGTAAATTCTGGGAAATGTTAGCCTATGCTTCTGGTACAGGAGGTAGTATTTTAATAGTAGGTTCTGCAGCAGGAGTTGCAGCAATGGGTATGGAAAGAATTAGCTTTTTATGGTACCTTAAAAACATTGCTTGGATTGCTGCTCTAGGTTATGTTGGCGGAATCTCGTTATTCTATTTAGAAATGTTAGTAATGTGA
- a CDS encoding LytR/AlgR family response regulator transcription factor produces MTNLKCLIVDDEEVSRMVVRDFIKRTEGLELSGEFDNAVSAYDVLKDTPVDLLFLDIEMPQMTGIELVQSLEKLPEVILITGRRDFGAEAYEYNLTDYLIKPITYPRFLKAVEKAKLSIEDSDQKLVENSSDDILYVKADHKIVKLALSEIFFVEALSDYMLINTKDKKYIVHSTMKALEKKFPENFIRVHRSYIANLDKITTIEDMQIVMPQKSIPIGNSYKSNFLSKLNFL; encoded by the coding sequence ATGACCAATCTTAAATGTCTTATAGTTGATGACGAAGAAGTATCTCGTATGGTAGTACGTGACTTTATTAAACGCACCGAAGGTTTAGAACTTAGTGGTGAGTTTGATAATGCTGTATCTGCTTATGACGTTCTTAAAGACACACCCGTAGACCTTCTCTTTTTAGATATAGAGATGCCTCAAATGACAGGAATTGAGCTAGTACAATCACTAGAGAAGCTCCCAGAGGTAATTCTTATTACAGGAAGAAGAGACTTCGGGGCTGAAGCGTATGAATACAATCTTACCGACTATTTGATTAAACCGATTACTTATCCTAGATTTCTTAAGGCAGTTGAAAAAGCTAAATTATCAATAGAAGATAGTGATCAAAAATTAGTTGAAAATAGTAGCGATGATATTCTTTATGTAAAGGCTGATCATAAGATTGTAAAACTTGCTCTTAGTGAAATCTTTTTTGTAGAAGCTTTATCAGATTATATGCTGATTAATACTAAGGATAAAAAATATATTGTGCATTCCACAATGAAAGCTTTGGAAAAGAAATTTCCAGAAAATTTTATTAGGGTGCATCGTTCTTACATCGCTAATCTTGATAAGATAACTACTATTGAAGACATGCAGATTGTTATGCCTCAAAAAAGTATTCCTATTGGAAACTCTTATAAAAGTAATTTCCTCTCAAAATTGAACTTCTTATAG
- a CDS encoding B12-binding domain-containing radical SAM protein, with protein sequence MSSIKTLLVTPPLTQLNTPYPATAYLKGFLREKNIPAYQVDLGLELVLKIFSTEGLTALFDTAEEVIEDCSANVQRIFMLQDDYLETIDPVIQFLQNKDNTLAHSICQDNFLPRANRFNQVQNVDWTFGTMGLNDKARYLATLFLEDIGDFIIEAITEDFGFSRYAEKIAMSATNFAPIDDILQQPSHILDEWLLDILNQKIEDIAPDLIALTVPFPGNLYGALKCGKFIKENYPDIAVAMGGGYPNTELRSLQDPKVFQYLDFITLDDGEGPLLNLMKHLEGEIPANRLQRTYLLDSGEVHYIDQKIQDVIKHSDVGTPDYSDLLLDQYLSVIDVANPMHRLWNDGRWNKLTVAHGCYWKKCTFCDISLDYIGRYDPAPAKMIVDRIEQIVKETGQSGFHFVDEAAPPLALRDIAVELIKRGTKITWWGNIRFEKTFTPDLCKLLEVSGCVAVSGGIEVASDRLLKLMKKGVSVSQAAQVTRAFSEAGIMVHAYLMYGFPTQTTQETIDSLEVVRQMFATHCIHSGFWHRFSMTAHAPVGLNPEEYKVEQDNFEFEGFAWNDLPHKDPTGAKHERFGEGLRKSIFNYMHGLELDLPVQKWFDFATSSASLPPTLIEDSLLENKKLDKDLLKHSLVWLGKTPMLELDEDDDWAKLIFINKKEDLEIETSPILGEWIAEHISDFSIYEDEYPIVEEIKLLFEEETGFEFSELIESDTWKKLRENGLLIIRF encoded by the coding sequence ATGAGCTCCATCAAAACATTATTAGTTACACCTCCGCTTACGCAATTAAATACGCCTTATCCTGCTACAGCCTATTTAAAAGGATTTCTAAGAGAAAAGAATATTCCGGCATATCAAGTTGATTTAGGATTAGAACTTGTATTAAAAATATTTAGCACAGAGGGATTAACTGCTCTTTTTGATACTGCAGAAGAGGTTATTGAAGATTGTTCTGCTAATGTTCAAAGAATATTTATGCTTCAGGATGATTATTTAGAAACTATTGATCCTGTAATTCAATTTCTTCAAAATAAAGACAATACACTTGCACATAGTATTTGCCAAGATAACTTCTTGCCAAGAGCCAACCGTTTTAACCAGGTACAAAATGTAGATTGGACCTTTGGTACTATGGGTTTAAATGATAAAGCCCGATACCTTGCCACATTATTTCTAGAAGATATTGGTGATTTTATTATTGAAGCAATTACTGAAGACTTTGGTTTTAGCCGTTATGCTGAAAAAATAGCTATGTCTGCTACCAATTTTGCTCCAATAGACGATATCTTACAACAGCCCTCTCATATTTTAGATGAATGGTTACTTGATATACTAAATCAAAAGATTGAAGATATAGCACCAGATTTAATTGCCTTAACTGTTCCATTTCCTGGAAATTTATACGGTGCACTAAAATGTGGAAAATTCATTAAAGAAAATTACCCAGATATAGCAGTGGCTATGGGTGGTGGCTACCCAAATACAGAATTAAGATCACTTCAAGATCCGAAGGTATTTCAATATTTAGATTTTATTACTTTAGATGATGGAGAAGGTCCTCTTTTAAATCTAATGAAGCACCTTGAAGGTGAAATTCCAGCAAACCGACTTCAAAGAACTTATTTATTAGATAGTGGCGAAGTACATTATATAGATCAAAAAATACAAGATGTAATTAAACACAGTGATGTTGGTACGCCAGATTATAGTGATTTATTACTCGATCAATATTTATCTGTAATTGATGTTGCCAATCCAATGCACAGATTATGGAATGATGGGCGATGGAATAAATTAACCGTTGCACATGGCTGTTATTGGAAAAAATGTACTTTCTGCGATATATCACTTGATTATATAGGAAGATACGATCCCGCTCCTGCAAAAATGATTGTAGATCGGATTGAGCAAATTGTAAAAGAAACAGGACAATCTGGATTCCACTTTGTAGACGAGGCTGCTCCTCCTTTAGCTTTAAGAGATATTGCAGTTGAATTAATAAAAAGAGGAACAAAGATTACGTGGTGGGGAAATATCAGATTTGAAAAAACATTTACACCAGATTTATGTAAACTTTTAGAAGTTTCTGGGTGCGTTGCTGTTTCTGGCGGAATAGAGGTTGCTTCTGATAGACTTTTAAAATTAATGAAAAAAGGGGTATCGGTTAGTCAAGCTGCTCAAGTAACTAGAGCATTTAGTGAAGCTGGTATAATGGTACATGCCTATTTAATGTATGGTTTTCCTACTCAGACTACACAAGAAACAATAGATTCTTTAGAAGTAGTTAGACAAATGTTTGCAACCCATTGTATACATTCTGGGTTCTGGCATCGTTTCTCAATGACTGCACATGCACCCGTAGGTTTAAACCCTGAAGAATATAAAGTTGAACAAGATAATTTTGAATTTGAAGGTTTTGCTTGGAATGATTTACCACACAAAGATCCTACGGGAGCAAAACACGAACGCTTTGGTGAAGGGTTACGCAAATCAATCTTTAATTATATGCATGGACTAGAGCTTGATTTACCTGTTCAAAAATGGTTTGATTTTGCTACATCTTCCGCTAGTTTACCACCTACTTTAATAGAAGATAGTCTACTTGAAAATAAAAAACTAGATAAAGACCTTTTAAAACATTCATTAGTATGGCTTGGAAAAACTCCAATGCTAGAACTTGATGAAGATGATGATTGGGCTAAACTGATTTTTATTAATAAAAAAGAAGATTTAGAAATAGAGACATCTCCAATTTTAGGAGAATGGATTGCAGAACATATTTCTGATTTCAGTATTTATGAAGATGAATATCCAATAGTGGAAGAAATTAAACTCTTATTCGAAGAGGAAACAGGTTTTGAGTTTTCTGAATTAATAGAAAGTGATACTTGGAAAAAATTAAGAGAAAATGGGTTATTAATTATTCGGTTTTAA
- the mgtE gene encoding magnesium transporter, translated as MTVTNIDQRYEIVKDLIDTEDWNALKDVIGKLPTIEIVEILEKLEEQDLLLVFELFSKKEKAQIFGEFSRDLQYQIFNKLDKRAFSKIFEDMRSDERADFYQELTLEEQTSLLPYLNKQVRSNVVELSAYDSDSAGGIMTTDFATVRVWMTVREAVDKIKIDSPGKKMIYYVYVVDDEKVLLGFITLKDLILADLSDKIADLLHVDYVAAKVNDDRERAARMIEKYDLVALPILNDDHKLVGIVRHDDAIEVIVAEQTEDMEKMMGITSSNDEGDDEGYMDISVFRHFKKRVVWLVSLAIVGMISGLILHHFEAALDQMVILALYMPMLADTGGNAGSQASTVIIRALSLGEVTVKDWWTITFKEMRISILLAVCLSSIAFIKVSLLSFDTLLPGTLTLSYVAFIISLALALQVVSSTIIGAGLPIIVRKFNGDPAVVASPAITTIVDITGLLIYFSLATAFLLQV; from the coding sequence ATGACTGTCACGAACATTGATCAGCGTTATGAAATTGTAAAAGATTTAATTGATACAGAAGATTGGAATGCATTAAAAGATGTAATTGGGAAATTGCCTACAATTGAAATTGTAGAAATCTTAGAGAAATTAGAAGAACAAGACCTCCTTTTAGTTTTTGAATTATTTTCGAAGAAAGAGAAAGCTCAAATTTTTGGAGAATTTTCTCGCGATTTACAATATCAAATTTTTAATAAATTAGATAAACGTGCTTTTTCTAAGATTTTTGAAGATATGCGTTCAGATGAACGTGCCGATTTCTATCAAGAATTAACACTCGAAGAGCAAACCTCTTTATTACCTTATTTAAACAAGCAAGTTCGTAGTAATGTTGTAGAATTAAGTGCTTATGATTCCGACTCTGCAGGAGGAATAATGACGACAGATTTTGCTACAGTTAGAGTTTGGATGACTGTTCGGGAGGCGGTTGATAAAATTAAAATTGATTCACCAGGTAAAAAAATGATTTACTATGTATATGTAGTAGATGATGAAAAAGTATTGCTTGGTTTTATTACTTTAAAAGATCTGATATTAGCCGATCTATCTGATAAAATAGCAGACCTTCTTCATGTAGATTATGTAGCGGCAAAAGTAAATGATGATAGAGAACGAGCTGCAAGAATGATTGAAAAATATGACTTAGTGGCTTTACCAATCTTAAATGATGACCATAAACTTGTAGGTATTGTAAGGCATGATGACGCTATTGAAGTAATTGTTGCCGAACAGACAGAAGATATGGAAAAAATGATGGGTATAACCTCTTCTAATGATGAAGGTGATGATGAGGGATACATGGATATATCTGTTTTTAGACACTTTAAAAAAAGAGTAGTTTGGTTGGTATCTTTGGCTATAGTTGGAATGATATCTGGGTTAATTTTACATCATTTTGAAGCTGCTTTAGATCAAATGGTTATTTTAGCTTTGTACATGCCAATGTTAGCAGATACGGGTGGAAATGCGGGTAGTCAAGCCAGTACCGTAATTATTAGGGCGTTATCTTTGGGAGAGGTTACTGTAAAAGATTGGTGGACAATCACTTTTAAAGAAATGAGAATCTCTATTCTTTTAGCTGTATGTTTATCATCTATCGCTTTTATAAAAGTATCGTTATTATCTTTTGATACTTTATTACCAGGAACATTAACCTTATCGTATGTAGCTTTTATTATTTCTTTGGCGTTAGCATTACAAGTGGTATCCTCTACAATAATAGGAGCTGGTTTACCTATAATTGTCCGAAAATTTAATGGCGATCCTGCAGTAGTAGCAAGTCCTGCAATTACTACAATAGTAGACATTACAGGACTATTAATTTATTTTAGTCTTGCAACGGCATTTTTACTTCAGGTTTAA